A window from Pseudonocardia cypriaca encodes these proteins:
- a CDS encoding sterol carrier protein gives MAAFREEAEVYEYLGGVFRRGMQDPVLVEKLRPTGIVLRITYTDPDAVLTVDMPNTQIHEGAGVGPEPNVELFMTADTGNRFWLGKVILPVALAKGQVRAKGPVAKLLTVLPMAKGLFGPYREQLESAGRTDLLSA, from the coding sequence GTGGCGGCTTTTCGCGAGGAGGCGGAGGTCTACGAGTACCTCGGCGGCGTCTTCCGGCGCGGGATGCAGGACCCGGTGCTGGTGGAGAAGCTGCGGCCAACCGGGATCGTCCTGCGGATCACCTACACCGACCCGGACGCCGTGCTCACCGTGGACATGCCGAACACGCAGATCCACGAGGGCGCCGGCGTCGGACCGGAGCCGAACGTCGAGCTGTTCATGACCGCCGACACCGGGAACCGGTTCTGGCTCGGCAAGGTGATCCTCCCGGTCGCGCTCGCGAAGGGGCAGGTCCGGGCCAAGGGGCCGGTCGCGAAGCTGCTCACCGTGCTGCCGATGGCGAAGGGCTTGTTCGGCCCCTACCGGGAGCAGCTGGAGTCGGCCGGACGAACGGATCTGCTGAGTGCGTAG
- a CDS encoding PLP-dependent aminotransferase family protein gives MDRTDIERRIGARSFARMLGDWRPPDGKGLADALADRIRLLVLDGRLPLQTRLPAERELAAAIGVSRTTVATSYETLRGGGVLRSRRGAGSWTQLPAGPPDDAGPSPFSPLGDNALYDLAHAALPAPCAELRAAAAAAVRDLDALLAGHGYDLSGQPALRAAIADRYTARGLPTTPDQVLVTAGGVHGIHLALMVLAGPGDRVLVEHPTYPNALGAVTTRGARPVPVPMAPDGDGGSRWDLDLLTSAVRDAAPRLAYVIPDFQNPTGALLDEADRARLVELARRTGTTLLVDETLAELALDGRTVAPVAAHGAADSPLVLSIGSASKTFWGGLRIGWIRTSAAMVRRLAAARAGVDLGGPVLEQLTVARLLAEHGPVVANRRRELVGARDHLLGRIARTFPGWRPSRPDGGLSLWVDLGRAESSRLTSAARRHDVLLAAGPRFGLDGAFERYLRLPYTLRQDRMDEALDRLAAAWADLDRPGPAVESEPIAVA, from the coding sequence GTGGACCGTACCGACATCGAACGCCGGATCGGTGCCCGCAGCTTCGCCCGGATGCTCGGCGACTGGCGACCACCGGACGGGAAGGGCCTGGCCGACGCGCTGGCCGACCGGATCCGGCTGCTGGTCCTCGACGGCAGGCTGCCGCTGCAGACCCGGCTGCCCGCCGAGCGGGAGCTCGCGGCGGCGATCGGGGTCAGCCGCACCACGGTGGCCACCTCCTACGAGACCCTGCGCGGCGGGGGCGTGCTCCGCAGCAGGCGCGGTGCCGGCAGCTGGACGCAGCTGCCCGCAGGTCCGCCGGACGACGCGGGTCCCTCGCCGTTCTCCCCACTGGGCGACAACGCGCTGTACGACCTCGCGCACGCCGCACTCCCCGCGCCGTGCGCCGAGCTGCGCGCCGCGGCCGCCGCCGCGGTCCGGGACCTCGACGCCCTGCTGGCCGGCCACGGCTACGACCTCAGCGGCCAGCCCGCGCTGCGCGCCGCGATCGCCGACCGGTACACCGCGCGCGGGCTCCCCACCACGCCCGACCAGGTGCTGGTCACGGCCGGCGGGGTGCACGGGATCCACCTCGCCCTCATGGTGCTGGCCGGGCCGGGCGACCGCGTTCTCGTCGAGCACCCGACCTACCCCAACGCTCTCGGCGCCGTGACCACGCGTGGTGCGCGCCCCGTCCCGGTACCGATGGCCCCCGACGGCGACGGCGGCAGCCGGTGGGACCTCGACCTGCTCACCTCGGCGGTGCGCGACGCCGCGCCGCGGCTCGCCTACGTCATCCCGGACTTCCAGAACCCCACCGGGGCACTGCTCGACGAGGCCGACCGGGCCCGGCTCGTGGAGCTGGCCCGGCGGACGGGCACCACCCTCCTGGTCGACGAGACCCTCGCCGAGCTCGCGCTGGACGGCCGGACCGTGGCGCCGGTCGCCGCGCACGGCGCCGCGGACTCACCGCTCGTGCTGAGCATCGGGTCGGCGAGCAAGACGTTCTGGGGCGGGCTGCGGATCGGCTGGATCCGCACGTCCGCTGCGATGGTGCGCAGGCTCGCCGCCGCCCGAGCGGGCGTGGACCTCGGCGGGCCGGTGCTGGAGCAGCTCACCGTCGCCCGGCTGCTCGCCGAACACGGCCCCGTCGTCGCGAACAGGCGCCGCGAGCTGGTCGGGGCGCGCGATCACCTGCTCGGCCGCATCGCGCGCACCTTCCCGGGCTGGCGACCGTCGCGGCCCGACGGCGGGCTGAGCCTGTGGGTGGATCTCGGCCGGGCCGAGTCGAGCCGCCTGACGAGCGCCGCGCGGCGGCACGACGTCCTGCTCGCGGCCGGCCCCCGGTTCGGCCTGGACGGGGCGTTCGAGCGGTACCTGCGGCTGCCGTACACGCTGCGGCAGGACCGGATGGACGAGGCCCTCGATCGGCTCGCCGCGGCGTGGGCCGACCTCGACCGCCCGGGCCCCGCCGTCGAGAGCGAGCCGATCGCGGTGGCGTGA
- a CDS encoding CaiB/BaiF CoA transferase family protein, translating into MNTGPLAGLKVVELAGIGPGPHAAMVLADLGAEVVRVDRPSGGLRIGDPDAPDPTLRGRRRVAADLKDPAGRETVLRLVEHADVLLEGYRPGVTERLGVGPADCHARNPRLVYGRMTGWGQDGPLAARAGHDINYISLTGALHAIGRAGERPVPPLNLVGDFGGGSMLLVVGVLAALWEAQRSGQGQVVDAAMVDGSSLLVQIVWGLRGQGLWGDARESNLLDGHAPFYDTYTCADGRHVAVGAIEGQFYAALLAGLGLDGEELPDQHDPSGWPKLRARFTEVFATRSRDEWAEVFAGTDACVTPVLSFAEVPAHPHLAARGTIVERDGVAQAAPAPRFSRTPTTVPDAPGAPEPVEQVLADWSR; encoded by the coding sequence GTGAACACAGGGCCGTTGGCCGGGCTGAAGGTCGTGGAGCTCGCCGGCATCGGGCCGGGGCCGCACGCCGCAATGGTGCTGGCCGATCTCGGCGCCGAGGTCGTGCGGGTCGACCGACCGTCGGGCGGCCTCCGGATCGGCGACCCGGACGCACCGGACCCGACGCTGCGCGGCAGGCGCCGGGTGGCCGCCGACCTGAAGGACCCGGCGGGCCGGGAGACGGTGCTGCGCCTCGTCGAGCACGCGGACGTCCTGCTCGAGGGCTACCGGCCGGGCGTCACCGAGCGGCTGGGCGTCGGCCCCGCCGACTGCCACGCGCGCAACCCGCGCCTCGTATACGGCCGGATGACCGGCTGGGGGCAGGACGGGCCGCTCGCCGCCCGCGCGGGCCACGACATCAACTACATCTCCCTCACCGGTGCCCTGCACGCGATCGGCCGGGCCGGGGAGCGGCCCGTTCCGCCGCTGAACCTCGTCGGTGACTTCGGCGGCGGCTCGATGCTGCTCGTCGTCGGCGTGCTGGCCGCGCTCTGGGAGGCGCAGCGCTCCGGGCAGGGGCAGGTGGTGGACGCCGCGATGGTGGACGGCTCCTCGCTCCTCGTCCAGATCGTGTGGGGCCTGCGCGGGCAGGGTTTGTGGGGCGACGCGCGCGAGTCGAACCTCCTCGACGGCCACGCGCCGTTCTACGACACGTACACCTGCGCGGACGGCAGGCACGTGGCCGTCGGGGCGATCGAGGGGCAGTTCTACGCCGCGCTGCTGGCCGGGCTCGGGCTCGACGGCGAGGAGCTGCCCGACCAGCACGACCCCTCCGGCTGGCCGAAGCTGCGGGCCCGCTTCACCGAGGTCTTCGCCACGCGCAGCCGGGACGAGTGGGCCGAGGTGTTCGCCGGCACCGACGCGTGCGTCACGCCGGTGCTGTCCTTCGCCGAGGTGCCGGCACACCCGCACCTGGCCGCGCGCGGCACGATCGTCGAACGCGACGGGGTGGCGCAGGCAGCCCCCGCCCCGAGGTTCTCGCGCACCCCGACCACGGTGCCCGACGCCCCGGGCGCTCCGGAGCCGGTCGAGCAGGTGCTGGCCGACTGGTCCCGCTGA
- the rplA gene encoding 50S ribosomal protein L1, translating to MAQRSKIYRQAAEKIESSRLYSPLEAAALAKETSSSKMDATVEVAMRLGVDPRKADQMVRGTVNLPHGTGKTARVIVFATGDKAAEAEAAGADVVGAEDLIERIQGGWLDFDAAIATPDQMAKVGRIARILGPRGLMPNPKTGTVTPDVTKAIQDIKGGKINFRVDKQANLHIVIGKASFDTEKLVENYGAALDEILRAKPSAAKGRYLKKVTISTTTGPGIPVDPNRTRNLLVDDTASA from the coding sequence ATGGCACAGCGCAGCAAGATCTACCGCCAGGCCGCCGAGAAGATCGAGAGCAGCCGGCTCTACAGCCCGCTCGAGGCCGCCGCACTGGCGAAGGAGACCTCGAGCAGCAAGATGGACGCCACCGTCGAGGTGGCCATGCGGCTCGGCGTCGACCCCCGCAAGGCCGACCAGATGGTCCGCGGCACCGTGAACCTGCCTCACGGCACCGGCAAGACGGCGCGCGTCATCGTGTTCGCCACCGGTGACAAGGCCGCAGAGGCCGAGGCCGCAGGCGCCGACGTGGTGGGCGCCGAGGACCTGATCGAGCGCATCCAGGGCGGCTGGCTGGACTTCGACGCGGCGATCGCCACGCCGGACCAGATGGCCAAGGTCGGCCGGATCGCCCGTATCCTCGGCCCGCGTGGCCTGATGCCGAACCCGAAGACCGGCACCGTCACCCCGGACGTCACCAAGGCCATCCAGGACATCAAGGGTGGCAAGATCAACTTCCGGGTGGACAAGCAGGCGAACCTGCACATCGTCATCGGCAAGGCCTCGTTCGACACCGAGAAGCTGGTGGAGAACTACGGCGCCGCCCTCGATGAGATCCTGCGGGCCAAGCCCTCGGCCGCCAAGGGCCGGTACCTGAAGAAGGTCACGATCTCCACGACCACGGGCCCCGGCATCCCGGTCGACCCGAACCGCACCCGCAACCTGCTGGTGGACGACACCGCGTCCGCCTGA
- the rplK gene encoding 50S ribosomal protein L11 — MPPKKRKLSAIIKLQIKAGAATPAPPVGPALGQHGVNIMEFCKAYNAATESQRGDVVPVEISVYEDRSFTFELKTPPAARLLLKAAGVDKGSGEPHKTKVASVTMEQVRQIAQAKMRDLNANDLDQAAKIIAGTARSMGITVNG, encoded by the coding sequence ATGCCTCCCAAGAAGCGGAAGCTCTCCGCGATCATCAAGCTCCAGATCAAGGCAGGCGCCGCGACGCCGGCCCCGCCGGTCGGCCCCGCGCTCGGCCAGCACGGCGTCAACATCATGGAGTTCTGCAAGGCCTACAACGCCGCCACCGAGTCGCAGCGCGGCGACGTGGTGCCCGTCGAGATCTCGGTGTACGAGGACCGCTCGTTCACCTTCGAGCTCAAGACGCCGCCCGCCGCCAGGCTGCTGCTCAAGGCCGCCGGTGTGGACAAGGGCAGCGGCGAGCCGCACAAGACCAAGGTCGCCTCGGTGACCATGGAGCAGGTGCGGCAGATCGCGCAGGCCAAGATGCGCGACCTCAACGCCAACGACCTCGACCAGGCCGCCAAGATCATCGCCGGTACGGCGCGGTCGATGGGCATCACGGTCAACGGCTGA
- the nusG gene encoding transcription termination/antitermination protein NusG: MTEREADQLDGAADAVDTVEEPAAAADAEPTDADDATEAEDTDIDGADADDTAVEAAEPEADVAEEEVDPVEEMRAALRRAPGDWYVVHSYAGYENKVKTNLETRIQTLDVEDYIFQVEVPTEEVTEIKNGQRKQVQRKVLPGYILVRMELNDQSWGAVRNTPGVTGFVGATSRPSPLSHDDVIKFLLPKVEPKQPAAAGAGGKADVASGGAGKAAVEVDFEVGESVTVMDGPFATLPATISEVNIDAQKLKVLVSIFGRETPVELAFSQVSKI; the protein is encoded by the coding sequence GTGACCGAGCGCGAGGCTGACCAGCTCGATGGCGCGGCGGACGCCGTGGACACCGTCGAGGAGCCGGCCGCGGCCGCCGACGCCGAGCCCACGGACGCGGACGACGCCACCGAGGCCGAAGACACCGACATCGACGGCGCCGACGCCGACGACACCGCGGTCGAGGCCGCCGAGCCCGAGGCCGACGTGGCCGAGGAGGAGGTCGACCCGGTCGAGGAGATGCGGGCCGCGCTGCGGCGCGCCCCTGGCGACTGGTACGTCGTGCACTCCTACGCGGGTTACGAGAACAAGGTGAAGACCAACCTCGAGACCCGCATCCAGACCCTGGACGTCGAGGACTACATCTTCCAGGTCGAGGTGCCCACCGAAGAGGTCACCGAGATCAAGAACGGGCAGCGCAAGCAGGTGCAGCGCAAGGTGCTGCCCGGCTACATCCTCGTTCGGATGGAGCTCAACGACCAGTCGTGGGGCGCCGTGCGCAACACCCCCGGCGTCACCGGCTTCGTGGGCGCCACGTCGCGCCCGTCGCCGCTGTCGCACGACGACGTCATCAAGTTCCTCCTCCCGAAGGTCGAGCCCAAGCAGCCCGCGGCCGCGGGTGCCGGGGGCAAGGCCGACGTCGCGTCCGGCGGAGCCGGCAAGGCGGCCGTCGAGGTCGACTTCGAGGTGGGCGAGTCGGTCACCGTCATGGACGGCCCGTTCGCCACGCTCCCGGCCACCATCAGCGAAGTCAACATCGACGCCCAGAAGCTCAAGGTCCTCGTGTCCATCTTCGGCCGCGAGACCCCCGTCGAGCTGGCGTTCAGCCAGGTCTCGAAGATCTGA
- the secE gene encoding preprotein translocase subunit SecE: MTEEREARGDGQERPSTAADRRGRRSGPAPTGETRGGRSAVREARPARVSLFARLARFLREVVAELRKVIWPTRNQLVTYTIVVLVFVSFMVALVWLFDLVFAQGVQYVFGT, from the coding sequence GTGACTGAGGAACGCGAGGCGCGCGGAGACGGGCAGGAACGCCCGAGCACCGCCGCCGACCGTCGGGGTCGGCGCTCCGGTCCCGCGCCCACCGGCGAGACCCGGGGCGGGCGGTCCGCGGTTCGCGAGGCCCGCCCGGCACGCGTCTCGCTGTTCGCCCGGCTCGCCAGGTTCCTGCGCGAGGTGGTCGCCGAGCTGCGGAAGGTCATCTGGCCCACCCGCAACCAGCTGGTCACCTACACGATCGTCGTGCTGGTCTTCGTGTCGTTCATGGTCGCGCTGGTCTGGCTGTTTGACCTGGTGTTCGCGCAGGGCGTGCAGTACGTGTTCGGCACGTGA